The following nucleotide sequence is from Corylus avellana chromosome ca7, CavTom2PMs-1.0.
AGCCCCAGCCTTATAGGGTGTGTTGGAGCCAGATCGACAAGTGCAATATCCTCCAAACcaataaaagaatcaaataagTACACAAACGAGAGCATCCCTCTATGAAAATTCTTCAATTGACAAATGAAGCACAAAGATAAATTATGTTCCCCAAAATTCGCGTAAACTTTCCCTCGTGAGCAAAAAACTAGCGAAGGCAACACCCAACAGAACAACCAGAAAGAGACAAAAACTTAATATTGTTCGAGTGAAAGATCCAGGGAATGACAAAATAACTTCCCAAAGTTACTGATCTATGAATTCAGTTGATTATCTTATAACACTAAGTTTGAAATGCTTGTTTTTACTTTATGGAAAATACCTTAACACTAAGACTCCTGGTAGATAATTCATGAAAATAAGCTCCTTTTTCATCAAACTGGACTACCACACTGACTTTCAGAATGCCAACCTATTAAATATCATTCAATATCTCATATCTTCTTCAACACACAAAATCCCCCTTTTTTTATCTAGCTGAAAATTTTGCAATCATAAGCATTCaagatttatttggcatttgaATAATTTACACATTTGATATTGACAATTAATAAGAGAAAGTTCAATATAAATATACAAacagaaataaagaaaacaaatccaaGTTCACCTTGCCAAATAACAAATTCATGTAATTACGCACTAAATAACCCTATAAGAAACAGCAAAAACAcaataacattaaaaataaatgaataaataaatacctGAGCGGCCTTGTAAGCGAGCATAGTATCCTCAGCCGCGGTTTTCCTCTCATCTCCGACCTTGAACTCGGCCATATAGCGGTGATAGTCGCCCTTCATTTTCAGATAGAACACCTTGGACTCGCCGCTCAACGCCGACGGCACCAGATGCGAGTCCAGCAGCTTCAAGATCCCGGCGCACACCGACGAGAGCTCCGACTCCACCTTCGACCGGTAATCCTTAACCAGCGCCACGTGCTCCTCGTTCTTGCGCCCCTCCTCCTTCTGCTCGATCGACGACACGATGCGCCACGCCGCGCGCAGCGATCCGATTACGTTCTTGTACGCCACGGACAGCAGGTTCCGCTCCTCCACGTTCAGCTCCGCCGCCGGGGTCGAGCCCGTCACCAGCTTCTCCATGTACTCCACCATCTCCTCGTACCGCTCGGCTTGCTCCGCCAGCTTCGCCATGTACACGTACTGTTCCCTGGTCAGTGAGGAAGCCATTGGAgcgaacagagagagagagagagcgagagagagaaagagattttgagtttGAACAGCTTGGAAAGGGGAATTATGGAGGTAATATTGGTTGGCTTTTGGATTTTTGAGAGCCTGTAAGAAGTGAGTTTGTACAATCGCGGGTGAGATTTCACAAGGACTACTCGCTTTTGGTGGGAAATCAGTTGGGTAAATTCGTAATTACACATAGAAGATATAGAatattattgtcatttcaatctTGCCGAACGCTGTCGTTTTAAGTGCCTTCTCATGTTTCGTGGGCCTTGTGGCGGAGTGGGGGCTTCAAGAGGAGCGAGTATCATGGGTTTCAGTGCACGAGCGCGTGTGGGGAAATGATTTTTGTGGTCTGATTGGTCGATGCTTCTGAGAACGGGATAGGAGCGGAGATGGATGATAGTCAGATTCCACCAGTCATAGTCAAATTTCGGCGAgggctttattttttaatgaaagtgTCTTAAAAGCCCGAACGGGCCAAATGTTCATTGGGCCAATCGCATTCAATCAAAAATTTATGATGTCTTGTCTATTGATTGATCCatcttccaacttttttttttacgagTCCATCTTTTAAACTAACACCATAATTGTATGGTTAAGATCTAAAATTAGTGTATTTAATAGAGTATATAAACTAAATGttgacatatattttaaaatttttaaataatgtagaaTTATTTACACCGTCAAATAcaccaattttaaattttcacatAAAATTTGAGATAGAAAGATTTTTGTTCCACTATAATAGGTGTTACTATACTCCTATTATAAAATGTCTTGTAATGCCATTTAGATACCTTGCACACAGATGAATTTGCACACCAATGGCATGTCACATATTGGTTCACATCTACAACAACACTCTCTAAGGCACAAGTGCGTTTGCAGGATATCGAAGGAGTTGTAAGCATGTCCTGATCCTGGGAATCTTTTTGTCCTCTCTTTTTATAAGACTTTCAGTGAGCATGGTGGTTAACATATAAatttcggaaaaaaaaaaaacccttgtaCCATAAGTTACACGACCAATACGAATGATATTGGGGATTTCAACCTTTGATAATATTTCACTCCAGTAACTTTGGGTCTtagacattaaaaattataaaaaacctgacatattttatgaaaaaaaaatgctcattttGAGGCttcttttgaactttttttgggcttttaaaCTATGAACTTAATTTATATggccctatttttttttttttaaaaaaaaaaaacatttttttttagatggaTTAAtccaattttttgaaataaatacacTTGATGGTGTTCCCACTTGTTCTAGTAATGTTGTTTATTTCATTTTGCTAATGTATCATTATCAATCAGTCATTGAATTAGTCactattttctaaaaacaattcaaaaactGATTGAATTATTCCCTTATTTGGTCATTGTTCTCCtaaatttagtattttctttttctttttcttttttccccattAAAACAACTCTATATATAAATCCGGTTTTGCGTGGTTGGGCCAGACATATGTTTAAGCATATCCAAATGGTTTCATATCTGGCTACTCAGGCGAACAGCCCGAGCCCGAGCCGTTTTGCTTCATGGCCCAATAGAGAGGCCgaggagaaaatgaaaagaaacccTAGTGCCGCACACTTTAAAAAGGGGTTCAAACCAACAAGTCAGTCCGCATCCACGGCGAGAGTGTAGCTTAGTCTCCAGAAATGGCTCTGTGCAGCACAACCCAAGCTCTCTCGAGCTTTCCCAAATGTTGCCACGACAGAGTCCTCGCTACAAATCCTACACGCCTCAGACCCTCTCTGCCTCTGAGGCCAATCCCACTCTCTCGCACCGCCGGGGGCCTCCACTCCCGTACGTTCTCCATCCTTTACATTTGGTACCGAATCAACACGAAACCCTAGGTTCCATTTCCCtcactctttttttaaaatttattttttatttttggtttttgatacATCGGCAATCGATTTATTTCAGGGTTGCTTTTTACCAGTTCATTGCCAAGAGCAACAACGTCTGAAGAAACTTCGAGTGGAGCAAACCGGTACGCTAGTGAAGAACGCGACGGTGTAGTGACCCTGGAAGATACTCCACCGGCTGAGAAGAAGATATTCGGTGAAACTGTGGTAGCAGAAGTAGCTGAAGTGGAGTCTCCTGGGGATGAGCAAACGCAGTCGTTTGAGCTTTTGGATAAGCTTAATATAAAGGTTCCTTTCAAATCCCTGAACTTCTAGTTTTGTAATGGTTCGTTGTCACACTGTAGTAATATTTTTGACAAAGATTTCTCTGTTTGACAATATTTCAAATCCCTACATCtattctgttttttttgttgtttgataatacattttttttaataaatgataaTGGATATTACGTTGTTAAACTTTTTGTTTATGCTAATTCTATTTGCCAATTGATCTCGTTGGGTTCCGACTCTTCTGTTTTCATAATCATATAAAAAGCAACCATGAAtttatagttttatttatttatttatacctGCAAGTGGttggatgaaaatgaaaatttggtTGCTATGATGATGCTTTCAGTGGTTGATGGCGTTCATCGAATGCTTGATGAAACTTCGACAACCATGTCGATCCTGAGCGGTTACCTGAGCAACCCCAAATATAAGTAGTTTAAATACATTATTAACATTCAGTTTTcgttcctcttcttcttgtcctttatctcatttattaaattatccCATATTTTTGTTCCTTACATGCTTGTTCCTTGTCGACCAGGCTTCATTCCTTTTgactttttgtattttatttaattttttggccatattttATCTGATtacattttcatatttataCGTAAGAGTTGAGAATGGCGAGGATCTCACACAATCTCGCACATTGCCAATTGTACAATAATTTGAGTCCATATAGATTAATATTAATCCTACTTTTTATGCTATTAATATTTGTCTTATCtaaatgtttatttttcaacttaCCGAATTATGATGCTCATGGAAACTGGTTGCTATGATGAATGATAAAACAGTA
It contains:
- the LOC132186538 gene encoding 14-3-3-like protein G-BOX factor 14 kappa isoform X1 — its product is MASSLTREQYVYMAKLAEQAERYEEMVEYMEKLVTGSTPAAELNVEERNLLSVAYKNVIGSLRAAWRIVSSIEQKEEGRKNEEHVALVKDYRSKVESELSSVCAGILKLLDSHLVPSALSGESKVFYLKMKGDYHRYMAEFKVGDERKTAAEDTMLAYKAAQDIALVDLAPTHPIRLGLALNFSVFYYEILNSSEKACSMAKQAFEEAIAELDTLGEDSYKDSTLIMQLLRDNLTLWTSDMQIDEA
- the LOC132186538 gene encoding 14-3-3-like protein G-BOX factor 14 kappa isoform X2 — its product is MASSLTREQYVYMAKLAEQAERYEEMVEYMEKLVTGSTPAAELNVEERNLLSVAYKNVIGSLRAAWRIVSSIEQKEEGRKNEEHVALVKDYRSKVESELSSVCAGILKLLDSHLVPSALSGESKVFYLKMKGDYHRYMAEFKVGDERKTAAEDTMLAYKAAQDIALVDLAPTHPIRLGLALNFSVFYYEILNSSEKACSMAKQAFEEAIAELDTLGEDSYKDSTLIMQLLRDNLTLWTSDMQEQIDEA
- the LOC132187101 gene encoding protein CURVATURE THYLAKOID 1D, chloroplastic-like isoform X2 yields the protein MALCSTTQALSSFPKCCHDRVLATNPTRLRPSLPLRPIPLSRTAGGLHSRLLFTSSLPRATTSEETSSGANRYASEERDGVVTLEDTPPAEKKIFGETVVAEVAEVESPGDEQTQSFELLDKLNIKFDSDDTYNVLLYGGGALVAVWFSSVIVSTIDSIPLFPKLMEVVGLGYTFWFSYRYLIFKKNREELATKIEELKQQVIGSDDD
- the LOC132187101 gene encoding protein CURVATURE THYLAKOID 1D, chloroplastic-like isoform X1, with protein sequence MLPRQSPRYKSYTPQTLSASEANPTLSHRRGPPLPYVLHPLHLVPNQHETLGLLFTSSLPRATTSEETSSGANRYASEERDGVVTLEDTPPAEKKIFGETVVAEVAEVESPGDEQTQSFELLDKLNIKFDSDDTYNVLLYGGGALVAVWFSSVIVSTIDSIPLFPKLMEVVGLGYTFWFSYRYLIFKKNREELATKIEELKQQVIGSDDD